The window TCGATGGAAGACAATCATGCCAAGtctccaactcggccatcAACATGTTCCACCGATCTGTGAGGAACTCTTGGGTCAACCCAATTTGCGATCGCTGTCCGCGAGGAAGTACATAGTCCTCCGGGACTAAGGAATCTCCGGCAGTGAGATGATTGGCTAGTTTACCAAGAAGCCACGTGAGTTCATTAGCTTTGATGACTTCTTCACTCTCTCCAGAATTGCCGATGTCCGTAGAGCTTAAAGGAATAAATGGTAGGAGAACGCCGTGTTCGTCTGTGACTAGGCCTGCATTCTGCCAGAAACGCACATCCTTTAGGTCAAGACGCGTCTGAGTCTCACTTATAACTAGATAAGTTAGCCAGTTTGTACGTCGATGAGATCGATTCTGAAGCTCACAGGCACATAGCAAATCTTGTCTTGCGAGGCTCCAGAATACCGGGCCTTTGACCGCTGTCCTCGGAATGATGACTGGTGACTGGGTTGGCGTAGACTCCGATTCATCATTGAATAGAGGTAAAACACTTAAATGTGCTCTCCACGCCGTGCCGGGGGCATCCATCAACTCGTAGGTGCATAATATGGCCACAGCGGCCAGCAtctcttctttttcggcTGGGTTGTCAATATACGTTCTCAGGTCGATCGCTGTCTTTAAAAAGCCAAGGGCTTGGTCATAATATTTTGCCGCTTGATAATGCCAGATATTCCTGCGTGTCAAAGAAAGAGCATGGCTGTTGCGTTTTTTGGTTTCGTTTGCAATATGATATAGATGCCAGAGGTGCTTTGCAGCAAGAGCACATACTGCAGATTTCAATAATGGCTTCGATGCTGCAATTACAGGAACCTTTGATGAGAAGTATGCCGTGGTATCAAAAAGATCCATCCTGAGGAAAGGAAAGTTAGCCACCAGACAGGtatgaaaaaaaaaaatccttTGTACTGACCACTGGCCTGGGCTTTCTTTAAAATGTCGCAATAGATGTGAGGCAATCACATTTTGATCTATCTCTGTCGTGTCTCTAGCATTATAAACCGAGTAGTCTCCATGGTGAGGTGTATCTGGTGTGGATGTATAGTGTAAAGTGGCGGTTTGAGCAGAATCCTCGCCTGGTGCCTCGTAGGCAGAAGTATCGCCATTCTGTATGCCTGAATTTGTTCCTTGGTTTTCGAGCCGGGGACAGTTGTCATCTGCAATTTCATCTGCACTAGCTCCATCCTCTTGCAGCTGTGTTAAGCTATCATGTGCGTACGGGTCTTGGATTTGAACAAAAGTCACTGTCACATTTTAGCAAGAGTCAAACACAACTAGATTAATACGTACGCTCATCCGGGACTCTCACCCAGGTATGATCTTCTTCAAATAGCGCTGAATGATTCACTCGTAAGCCAGCCTTACGTTTCCGCTTCCGCCTCGCAGGGCCACGGAAGATAGATTGCTCCCCGTAAGCACAATCCCGACAAGCTTTTACACAAGGGCCACAAATTGGCTTGGCTTCGTCACATTTCAACTTTCGACCTTTACAAGTCAAACTAGAACACTGTGTGGGTCATCATTCGCGAAGTAGGTATTGATATGAAGACCTACCAGCCGAAGTAGGAGCGCATTCCTGCCGGAAGAATGTAGATCTTCGGCGGTGCCGGCAAAGTGGCAGAGATGTGACCTCTGAAGCTTAAACTTGAAACAGACCCAACGATTCAATAAAGGGTAGGTAAAAACGTGCACTGTGTTGGTTGAAGGTACGTAGCGTGGTAATTCGGCTTGTCGTCCAAATGAAGAGGGGAAAATTGACTCGGAAAGATTGCCACAATCACTCGGCTCGTTAACTGCATTGGACTCGACGCCCCACTTGCTGATCGTGGGGTCAGGTCCGATGCTTGGAGACATTGTTGCAAAGTAAACCAAAGTAGCAATGCCAAAACAGAAATGTCTGCTATTGTGCACATTCATATGCCTCCCATCAACTTTAATTCTGCCAGCTCCTATTCCAACATGATGTTTTAGTATATATTTTAGTTTACCATTGCATACTCCATTGATGACATCGGTCATAATGCATTAGTATGACTAGTTTGAAAGAGCCTATTTGACTAGAAAGACTACTACCGAGCAGTATATCCGCCATCCACAGGCATGCAGACACCAGTCATCCAGCTGGCATCATCACTAGCTAATACCACCGCCATTTTCGCAATATCATCTGGCACCCCAGGTCCATTGAATGGGTGTCGGCGTTTCAAATCATCCAAAGATGTCATGTGTGTGGTAGTCTCCTGGAAGATCGCAGTCTGGGTATCTGCACACGAAATCAGCGTGATTCTAGTGAATTATACCTCAATATAAACATACAACCCGGGCAAATGGCATTGACATGAATCCGATGCTGCGCATAGTCCAAGGCCACTTGCCTTGTCAGGCTGCTCACAGCTCCTTTCGAGGCACAGTAAGAAGCTAGCAATATAATTAGTACTGTTAAATGACAAGTAACCTCATCATACTTACCGTTATATTCACCCCCAATAATGCCCATGATTGAGGACATGTTAATAATCCACCCACGGTCTCCCGAGGGATGAGGTTCCTGTCCAAGCATCTGCGTAAGGGCATACTTGCAGCCCAAAAACACCGATTTGGTATTGACCCGCATAGTGGTATCCCAGGTCGACTCATCGGTCAAGTGGCAAAGAGCCGGAGTGCGAGCTTCAATCGAAATTCCGGCATTGTTCACTAGGCTAGAAGCGTAATTTTGTCAACTGGAATATCTTGGTAGCGGATATAACACATCCTTACATGTCCAGACGCCCGTACTCGATGATCGCTTTTGAAACGAGATTTTTCATCTGTTCCGCATCGCCAACGTCTGTCTGCACAAAGATGGCTTTTCCGCCAGCGTTGGTGAGGATGGTGTGCGTGCTCTCAGATTCTTCGGCCAACCGTGCTGTCGGAGTTAAATCGGCACAAACTACCTTGGCCCCCTCACGAGCATAACGGATACAGATTGCTCTACCCAGCCCAGATGAGGAGCCGGTGACAATTGCGACTTTATCCTGAAGGCGGAGGGATGCCATAGTCATGGGTATAGAACAAAACACGTCTTAGAAGTGCGTAGTAGAATATATACAAAGGAAATAGACTTCAATAAATAGTCACAAAGAATCAGCAAAGGAAACCCTTTCCCTATGTGTCATGTCCCACGTGCCCATACTCGGGTGAAACTCTTCATTCGGGTAGTGGAGTGCATACGGCTAATTACCCCTCAGAATCGTCAGATATGGACGCTAGCTTGAACGGGCGAATTATCAGTGAGACCTGCAATCGACAAGAAACCGTAGAAGTGGAATAAGCTGGAAAGCAGTAAGCTTGGTGACGGAGACCAGAAATTCCCTCGAATCTGAAGTCTGTTCTATAGATCGAGATGATGCCTCGGCTGCACAGACCAGCTGATGTCATCCCTTCCGGTCTTCTTCCAAGGCTTTGGACTCTCCCCAATTGTGATTCTGA of the Penicillium psychrofluorescens genome assembly, chromosome: 1 genome contains:
- a CDS encoding uncharacterized protein (ID:PFLUO_001619-T1.cds;~source:funannotate), producing MASLRLQDKVAIVTGSSSGLGRAICIRYAREGAKVVCADLTPTARLAEESESTHTILTNAGGKAIFVQTDVGDAEQMKNLVSKAIIEYGRLDILVNNAGISIEARTPALCHLTDESTWDTTMRVNTKSVFLGCKYALTQMLGQEPHPSGDRGWIINMSSIMGIIGGEYNASYCASKGAVSSLTRQVALDYAQHRIHVNAICPGYTQTAIFQETTTHMTSLDDLKRRHPFNGPGVPDDIAKMAVVLASDDASWMTGVCMPVDGGYTAR